The Brassica napus cultivar Da-Ae chromosome C7, Da-Ae, whole genome shotgun sequence genomic interval GCGACTTCTCCGGAGTTGGTGGCGCTGTGGAGGACTGGAGGTGATGAGAGAAGAAGTTATTCGACTCCTGCAAAAACTCGAGGAACAACTCCTTGTTTGAACTCAAAACTTCCATAGCTTCTTGGAACTCTTTGGAGTGTCGAAGCTTATCGTCTGTAACTAAACGTTTGGCCTCCAAGAACTTCTCACGGACAATGTCCATCTTCTTTTTGCTTAAACCCTCCACTGGTTTCTCCCAAATCTCATAGACATTTTTACACTCCCCGTGACTTAACGACCTCTTTAGCCGAGGTTTAGAGTTGTTACTCTTTGGAACTATAGCATCCGGTTGTGTCTGAGGGAAAGAATCAAGACCCATCAACTTGGCAACCAAGTTTGTGGAACCGAGATTAAGTTCCATATCTTTGAACATCTCCTCAGCTAGTAGCATCTTCATCGGAGTTCCATTGACTCCAACCGTAAAACCATTCCTCACAACTTTATCTTCTATCTCATCAAACTGTTTACTCTTTATAAACCCTGTGAAACCATCATCCTCATGCCTTAAAAGACTTATAacttcgaaaaaaaaaaaaaaaggataacaGAGAAAAGCCTAACAATCATCGTCAAAGTAGGGTTTATCATCGAGCAGTTTCTTCCCACTACCAACTGTTCCGAAATCGAACAGGTTTACCATACGACCTAAACATCCTTGAACCTGATGAACGTTTCTTCTTCGATTCCGGTTCATTTTCAAAGGCTGAAACATCACCAATTATTAAAGTTAACAAAATGGTTAGAAGAAAACTTTATCAAGcaaattgaagaagaagaaccaaagACTAAAATTTGCAAAGATTTGGGCCTTCAAAGAGATTATTAAGGGAAACAAAAATCTTGGGAACTAAGAGCGAAGCATTTACTAGCCGAACAATCACATTAGATAGAGATAACTTCAAAACGCGATTACAAACGCAGCTACTGCGTAGCCGACACTATAAAGGTGAAATGAACAGAGTTTTAGTctagagaaaattaaaaaaaaaaggcgaAATCACACGGGAGAACGTTAAAAAGGGGGACGAGataagcaaaagaaaaaggcgaaatttcaggaaaaagaaaatagtttgcTTCCTGAAACAGCGGCGTTTCAACAGACAAAGACAGTATATTACAGAGAAAAGACAAATACCTGTCTGCCGGAACCGGCATTATCCGGTGGCCGGAGTTTAAATGAACAAGCTTTGTTGCCGGAGCCGTGAAAAGATATAAGCTTTTCCGCCGGAATTTTGATTAAGATGGAAGCTTTTGCTCCGCTGTTAAGACTGACTTCCGAGTCAAACACCGACGCGAAACGCGAAACGCGTAGATTAAATGCGATTGATTAAATAGAAGGCGACAGGTACGGAAGTGGCTGATATAAAACGAGAGTGATGTGTTGTCCACGGCTAATGGAGCAGGTTACGACTTTGGACCAACTAACCCGAGTTTGGTTTCTTCTTCGACGCGTTTCTTTTATTATTACAAGCTTGTTATGTAGTAGTAATGTAGTATTAATGAATGATTATTGTCGGATCATTATTAATATTTGGATGATGATTAACATAAAATGATTTCTTAGTACTAATTTCTTCATATCCTTACGATACCAGTATTCGAATATTTATATTTCCTTTGTCAAACTCTATTGTATCATATAGTATGAATTTATCAAATACATTTCTACCACTTTTACAATTTAAAGATTCCAAACTGTAAATGTTATTTAGTTTTGTTAACTAAAGGCAAATAATAGTGATGGTGTATAAAAAAGTTGTTATTGTTAGTTTTCACGTGGgtcttaaattaattttatttcttaaaatacAAGAAAATGTTAAGTTAGTTGTAAAAACAACTATGAGAAAATATTTTCGAAACCAGCGAGTGCGGATAAATTGTTATCATTGCGGTCTAATAAGGCATGCAAAcgaatttaaatttgaaagatAAAAGATTTGGAGTATCTTTCAATTATACGCTAATGAAAGAAATAATTATGAACCCATGCTTTCGTGATTCTGCAGTTCTAAAAGAGATTTTGCCGGttttttttggcatctaaatttccATACTTTTATTAAGATGATTCCAACCAAGTGGTGTTTAGCACCAACTAAGTTGGGACCTTAGAGTTAACATGGGAAAAACAAAAGCCACGAGACCGATCACCTTTCACAAGGCGATCAGCTCGGGGGTTCTTTAAATGTGAGACAAAAGAAATGGAGCATAACAAAAACTTAGAACGAAGAGTAAGGAATTCATCAAACTCAGCCATAAGACTTGGccattcttcttcttactcAATGAGCCTAACCAGTTGCAGGCAATCTGATTCAAAGGCCATCGATTCGTGACCAAGAGTTAGCGAGGATTTCATGGCCCACAACAGAGTACCGAACTCTGCGTGTAGGGGAGACAACGTTCGGTTACTAGCCAATGAACCGAAGGTTGTAGTCTCATCCTCATTCTCTATCACGAGTCTGTCACCATAGCGAGCATCATCTCCTTTCCATGATGCGTCAAAACGACAAAACGGTCTTTGTGGCGGTCTATACAGTAGCTCCGGCGTAGGAATGTTGCCGTTCTCCTCTGTTACTTCCGGGGTAATTTGCGCCAGTCGCCAACTCTCCGCCTCTGACGTCGCTGATTGTATCACTTCCATTGACGAGATGTCCTTGTTATCAAAGACCTTTGCATTACACGCCTTCCACAAGAACCATATGACCCATGGGGTGCGAGCCAGGCTTTCCTCGGTTCCATTACGAATATGGATCCGATTTAGGATACAGTCAAAGTTGATGTATATGGAGGAGCACGGGAATTCACCCGGATGTAGAGGTAGATGCGCTAAAGCCCAGGTCTATGTGGCCATCGGACACTCAAACAGCATGTGGTTCACAGTTTCCTCGTCATGTCCGCATCTTGGACAGGTCCGAACTGGATGGCAATGACGGTCGGCTAGACGGCTGCAGACAGG includes:
- the LOC125590553 gene encoding uncharacterized protein LOC125590553; the encoded protein is MAAKPLLKSGLRKSIGSGYNTRVWDELWLTTNPPRSPSGVRPIQKPNMLVHELIDRHSKSWNVELLKNFTAPEDISLITSIRIIKSFKVDSFCCVHTKSGIYSVKAGYDEKCRLDNEQPAEACTEPSTTSLTQQTWALAHLPLHPGEFPCSSIYINFDCILNRIHIRNGTEESLARTPWVIWFLWKACNAKVFDNKDISSMEVIQSATSEAESWRLAQITPEVTEENGNIPTPELLYRPPQRPFCRFDASWKGDDARYGDRLVIENEDETTTFGSLASNRTLSPLHAEFGTLLWAMKSSLTLGHESMAFESDCLQLVRLIE